In Scylla paramamosain isolate STU-SP2022 chromosome 1, ASM3559412v1, whole genome shotgun sequence, one DNA window encodes the following:
- the LOC135104936 gene encoding cytochrome c oxidase assembly protein COX20, mitochondrial-like, with protein sequence MNMEEEKREVKLMGRNMSQMPCFRETFLYSVSSGLAAGFLHFMLTSRVQRSAHLAMATYGCVTLGYWSYCRYNYSVQKFNVGQLEAAMQKQALYEGTEMEKQIKRNA encoded by the exons Atgaacatggaggaggagaaaagagaa GTTAAATTGATGGGAAGGAACATGTCGCAGATGCCATGCTTCCGAGAAACTTTCCTGTACAGCGTCAGCTCAGGTCTGGCAGCTGGCTTTCTGCACTTCATGCTGACGTCAAGAGTCCAGAGATCTGCACACCTGGCTATGGCAACCTATGGATGTGTGACTCTAGGATATTG GTCTTACTGCCGGTACAATTACTCTGTGCAGAAGTTTAACGTAGGTCAGCTTGAAGCAGCTATGCAGAAGCAAGCCCTTTATGAAGGCACTGAAATGGAGAAGCAAATAAAGAGGAATGCATAA
- the LOC135104881 gene encoding jouberin-like isoform X1 — MMAVEDEEPLTHKDQSEGQGEARHSGGPASIETILTSALHKRAAKKLGKKLGKNKKSNLDSKEELHEGNTNKKKKKSKTVKGTETHEKLELGLLKGSEHSEESKKKEETITEQYGETVAVSQTLAEDGREKDEDESEGEEHAKAISKADEVASPTRAYLRAVSVPKKKPMRKRKKTTQDNGRVLGVTIHSADRLEGSLLLFPHPVVQVYICNMETGQFLQKSSPERKVTSYYERSEVDYILPIMTSPFDIKKARSIYCRWEEQLVFNEPPEHFTSDEPQVLVFFQLMDFPPSVDNSPGIPESTGRDWVTFAWAFLKVKGTNGHVNIGEQLRLQMWRPRRSSKVGLKDLHSWWKSGSRTKYPSTLHVTLQEVVIPLNPEPTLRSMIATQPEGIPVDLAQSLEHSSTVGSSGSLAPAAHKPGVMWGRKPNQSCRIGSFVKYCFPHSEKGCLVVKFSHDGLRIACGNHKEVFIYDVLAGHLEQALCGHLGLIYDICWSTDDGHILTASADSTARIWKLGSAEIHSQSEVLAHPSYVYVARFVPGTVHVAVSGCYDHVLRVWTYSKKGGYSVLQEITNHLSFVNALCFNGEGDVLYSGDKQGMIFVWNVKVSPKDKSKRKTKILSLKHEAKVPDIVGNTINSITAHPGGFRLLVHTRDSQLRLVNHQHWTVTHNLRGALNVREQLRSCISPCGTWVVSGSEDGGLFVWNSDTGEMAASVMDLPLYGTVSCVDFHPHDHMVAVCSYSSESPVLILAHTPNAPTNTNLSISVEASSTRNHYSSLRISSPQQSVLQGLDAYKTVTSRTSVTVEKIHKISQEHNMLSLGNCNSTFCFSSEEKENSLFTMKIHESKSGHHLMMAQEDAILKKLDSVLKMATEEPLSFTMDSSRKRSEGFIAQGDLATVLYDYTGSDKRELSLRQGDFVLVVQEINADWWLVQTADGRSTGLVPAPYLNKLPHRTQETENLEETGKVLVVPSAHGDISFLSDSEDAPRPARARRHKSRASSILSSGTRKEET; from the exons ATG ATGGCAGTGGAAGATGAGGAGCCACTGACACACAAAGACCAGAGTGAGGGGCAGGGTGAGGCAAGGCACTCTGGAGGACCAGCTAGCATAGAAACCATACTGACATCAGCTCTACACAAACGTGCTGCCAAGAAACTTGGAAAG aaattaggtaaaaacaagaaaagtaatttAGATTCTAAAGAAGAACTTCATGAGGGCAACACCAACAA gaagaaaaaaaagagcaagacaGTCAAAGGAACTGAAACACATGAGAAATTGGAGCTTGGTCTACTTAAAGGAAGTGAGCATAGtgaggaaagcaagaagaaggaagagaccaTCACAGAGCAATATGGAGAAACTGTGGCTGTTAGTCAAACCTTGGCTGAAGATGGGAGGGAAAAG GATGAagatgaaagtgaaggagaggagcatGCCAAGGCAATATCCAAGGCAGATGAAGTGGCCTCCCCTACCAGGGCATACCTCAGGGCTGTGTCTGTGCCAAAAAAGAAACCAATGAGGAAACGCAAGAAGACCACTcaagataatg GCCGGGTGTTGGGTGTCACAATCCACAGTGCTGATCGGCTTGAAGGCTCCCTCCTGCTGTTCCCACATCCTGTTGTTCAG GTGTACATCTGCAATATGGAGACAGGGCAGTTTTTGCAGAAATCATCACCAGAGCGGAAAGTAACATCCTATTATGAGAGAAGTGAAGTAGACTACATCCTTCCCATCATGACCAGTCCCTTTGACATAAAAAAAGCCAG GAGCATATACTGTAGGTGGGAGGAGCAGTTGGTCTTTAATGAACCCCCAGAGCATTTCACCTCAGATGAGCCCCAAGTATTGGTGTTCTTCCAACTGATGGACTTCCCACCCTCAGTCGACAACAGTCCTGGCATTCCTGAGAGCACTGGCAGGGACTGGGTTACCTTTGCCTGGGCCTTCCTGAAGGTCAAGGGCACCAATGGTCATGTTAATATTGGAGAGCAGTTGAGGCTACAGATGTGGAGGCCAAGACGTTCCTCCAAGGTGGGCCTCAAGGACCTTCACAGCTGGTGGAAGAGTGGCAGCAGAACCAAGTACCCATCCACCCTGCATGTCACCCTGCAGGAAGTGGTCATCCCCCTCAACCCCGAGCCAACCCTCAG ATCCATGATAGCAACCCAACCAGAGGGAATACCAGTTGACTTGGCACAGTCCTTGGAACACTCCTCTACAGTAGGATCAAGTGGCAGCCTGGCACCTGCAGCACACAAGCCAGGGGTCATGTGGGGCCGCAAACCCAACCAGTCCTGCAGGATTGGCAGCTTTGTCAAGTACTGCTTTCCTCATTCCGAAAAGGGGTGCCTTGTTGTCAAGTTCTCGCATGATGGTCTCAGAATTGCATGTGGCAATCACAAAGAAGTATTTATATATGATGTACTGGCTGGTCACCTAGAGCAAGCATTGTGTGGTCATCTTGGGCTTATTTATGATATATGCTGGAGCACAGATGATGGCCACATCCTTACTGCCTCTGCTGACTCGACAGCAAGAATATGGAAACTGGGAAGTGCAGAAATACATAGCCAAAGTGAGGTGCTCGCACACCCTTCGTATGTTTATGTTGCTCGATTTGTTCCTGGTACAGTCCATGTAGCGGTAAGTGGCTGCTATGACCATGTGCTCAGGGTTTGGACATATAGTAAAAAAGGAGGCTACTCAGTTTTGCAAGAGATTACCAATCACCTCTCGTTTGTTAATGCATTGTGCTTTAATGGTGAAGGGGATGTGCTGTACTCGGGAGACAAACAAGGTATGATTTTTGTGTGGAATGTCAAAGTCTCCCccaaagataaaagtaaaaggaagactAAGATACTTAGTCTCAAACATGAGGCCAAAGTTCCGGATATTGTTGGAAATACCATTAATTCCATTACTGCTCATCCTGGTGGCTTCCGTTTACTGGTTCACACAAGGGACAGTCAACTGAGGCTTGTCAATCACCAGCACTGGACAGTGACTCACAACCTTCGCGGTGCTCTCAACGTGCGTGAACAGCTACGGAGCTGCATCAGCCCCTGTGGAACATGGGTTGTCTCTGGGAGTGAAGATGGAGGACTCTTTGTGTGGAATTCAGACACAGGAGAGATGGCTGCATCAGTGATGGACCTGCCATTATATGGAACTGTTTCCTGTGTGGACTTCCACCCTCATGACCACATGGTGGCAGTCTGCTCTTATTCTAGTGAATCTCCTGTCCTAATTTTAGCTCATACACCAAATGCACCAACAAATACAAATCTTTCAATCTCAGTTGAGGCATCCTCAACAAGGAATCACTACAGCTCCTTGAGGATCTCAAGTCCACAGCAGTCTGTGTTGCAAGGACTGGATGCTTACAAGACTGTTACAAGTAGAACATCAGTTACAGTGGAGAAAATTCACAAAATTTCTCAAGAACACAATATGTTGTCATTGGGCAATTGCAATTCAACCTTTTGCTTTTCatcagaagagaaggaaaattccCTCTTTACAATGAAGATTCACGAGTCAAAAAGTGGGCATCACCTCATGATGGCTCAAGAAGATGCCATTCTCAAAAAGCTGGACTCTGTGCTGAAGATGGCCACTGAGGAACCACTCAGCTTTACTATGGACAGTAGCAG GAAAAGAAGTGAGGGTTTCATTGCCCAAGGCGATCTAGCAACAGTTTTGTATGACTACACAGGCTCTGACAAGAGAGAACTCTCACTCAGACAAG GGGACTTCGTATTAGTAGTGCAGGAGATCAACGCTGACTGGTGGTTGGTGCAGACAGCCGATGGAAGGTCCACTGGCCTGGTTCCAGCACCTTACCTCAACAAGCTACCTCACAGAACCCAGGAAACAGAAAATCTTGAAGAAACTGGAAAG GTTCTAGTGGTTCCCTCTGCCCATGGAGACATAAGCTTCCTGTCAGACAGTGAAGATGCCCCTCGGCCAGCTCGTGCCCGCAGGCATAAATCAAGggcttcctccattctctcatcAG gaacaaggaaagaagagacatAA
- the LOC135104881 gene encoding jouberin-like isoform X2, with product MAVEDEEPLTHKDQSEGQGEARHSGGPASIETILTSALHKRAAKKLGKKLGKNKKSNLDSKEELHEGNTNKKKKKSKTVKGTETHEKLELGLLKGSEHSEESKKKEETITEQYGETVAVSQTLAEDGREKDEDESEGEEHAKAISKADEVASPTRAYLRAVSVPKKKPMRKRKKTTQDNGRVLGVTIHSADRLEGSLLLFPHPVVQVYICNMETGQFLQKSSPERKVTSYYERSEVDYILPIMTSPFDIKKARSIYCRWEEQLVFNEPPEHFTSDEPQVLVFFQLMDFPPSVDNSPGIPESTGRDWVTFAWAFLKVKGTNGHVNIGEQLRLQMWRPRRSSKVGLKDLHSWWKSGSRTKYPSTLHVTLQEVVIPLNPEPTLRSMIATQPEGIPVDLAQSLEHSSTVGSSGSLAPAAHKPGVMWGRKPNQSCRIGSFVKYCFPHSEKGCLVVKFSHDGLRIACGNHKEVFIYDVLAGHLEQALCGHLGLIYDICWSTDDGHILTASADSTARIWKLGSAEIHSQSEVLAHPSYVYVARFVPGTVHVAVSGCYDHVLRVWTYSKKGGYSVLQEITNHLSFVNALCFNGEGDVLYSGDKQGMIFVWNVKVSPKDKSKRKTKILSLKHEAKVPDIVGNTINSITAHPGGFRLLVHTRDSQLRLVNHQHWTVTHNLRGALNVREQLRSCISPCGTWVVSGSEDGGLFVWNSDTGEMAASVMDLPLYGTVSCVDFHPHDHMVAVCSYSSESPVLILAHTPNAPTNTNLSISVEASSTRNHYSSLRISSPQQSVLQGLDAYKTVTSRTSVTVEKIHKISQEHNMLSLGNCNSTFCFSSEEKENSLFTMKIHESKSGHHLMMAQEDAILKKLDSVLKMATEEPLSFTMDSSRKRSEGFIAQGDLATVLYDYTGSDKRELSLRQGDFVLVVQEINADWWLVQTADGRSTGLVPAPYLNKLPHRTQETENLEETGKVLVVPSAHGDISFLSDSEDAPRPARARRHKSRASSILSSGTRKEET from the exons ATGGCAGTGGAAGATGAGGAGCCACTGACACACAAAGACCAGAGTGAGGGGCAGGGTGAGGCAAGGCACTCTGGAGGACCAGCTAGCATAGAAACCATACTGACATCAGCTCTACACAAACGTGCTGCCAAGAAACTTGGAAAG aaattaggtaaaaacaagaaaagtaatttAGATTCTAAAGAAGAACTTCATGAGGGCAACACCAACAA gaagaaaaaaaagagcaagacaGTCAAAGGAACTGAAACACATGAGAAATTGGAGCTTGGTCTACTTAAAGGAAGTGAGCATAGtgaggaaagcaagaagaaggaagagaccaTCACAGAGCAATATGGAGAAACTGTGGCTGTTAGTCAAACCTTGGCTGAAGATGGGAGGGAAAAG GATGAagatgaaagtgaaggagaggagcatGCCAAGGCAATATCCAAGGCAGATGAAGTGGCCTCCCCTACCAGGGCATACCTCAGGGCTGTGTCTGTGCCAAAAAAGAAACCAATGAGGAAACGCAAGAAGACCACTcaagataatg GCCGGGTGTTGGGTGTCACAATCCACAGTGCTGATCGGCTTGAAGGCTCCCTCCTGCTGTTCCCACATCCTGTTGTTCAG GTGTACATCTGCAATATGGAGACAGGGCAGTTTTTGCAGAAATCATCACCAGAGCGGAAAGTAACATCCTATTATGAGAGAAGTGAAGTAGACTACATCCTTCCCATCATGACCAGTCCCTTTGACATAAAAAAAGCCAG GAGCATATACTGTAGGTGGGAGGAGCAGTTGGTCTTTAATGAACCCCCAGAGCATTTCACCTCAGATGAGCCCCAAGTATTGGTGTTCTTCCAACTGATGGACTTCCCACCCTCAGTCGACAACAGTCCTGGCATTCCTGAGAGCACTGGCAGGGACTGGGTTACCTTTGCCTGGGCCTTCCTGAAGGTCAAGGGCACCAATGGTCATGTTAATATTGGAGAGCAGTTGAGGCTACAGATGTGGAGGCCAAGACGTTCCTCCAAGGTGGGCCTCAAGGACCTTCACAGCTGGTGGAAGAGTGGCAGCAGAACCAAGTACCCATCCACCCTGCATGTCACCCTGCAGGAAGTGGTCATCCCCCTCAACCCCGAGCCAACCCTCAG ATCCATGATAGCAACCCAACCAGAGGGAATACCAGTTGACTTGGCACAGTCCTTGGAACACTCCTCTACAGTAGGATCAAGTGGCAGCCTGGCACCTGCAGCACACAAGCCAGGGGTCATGTGGGGCCGCAAACCCAACCAGTCCTGCAGGATTGGCAGCTTTGTCAAGTACTGCTTTCCTCATTCCGAAAAGGGGTGCCTTGTTGTCAAGTTCTCGCATGATGGTCTCAGAATTGCATGTGGCAATCACAAAGAAGTATTTATATATGATGTACTGGCTGGTCACCTAGAGCAAGCATTGTGTGGTCATCTTGGGCTTATTTATGATATATGCTGGAGCACAGATGATGGCCACATCCTTACTGCCTCTGCTGACTCGACAGCAAGAATATGGAAACTGGGAAGTGCAGAAATACATAGCCAAAGTGAGGTGCTCGCACACCCTTCGTATGTTTATGTTGCTCGATTTGTTCCTGGTACAGTCCATGTAGCGGTAAGTGGCTGCTATGACCATGTGCTCAGGGTTTGGACATATAGTAAAAAAGGAGGCTACTCAGTTTTGCAAGAGATTACCAATCACCTCTCGTTTGTTAATGCATTGTGCTTTAATGGTGAAGGGGATGTGCTGTACTCGGGAGACAAACAAGGTATGATTTTTGTGTGGAATGTCAAAGTCTCCCccaaagataaaagtaaaaggaagactAAGATACTTAGTCTCAAACATGAGGCCAAAGTTCCGGATATTGTTGGAAATACCATTAATTCCATTACTGCTCATCCTGGTGGCTTCCGTTTACTGGTTCACACAAGGGACAGTCAACTGAGGCTTGTCAATCACCAGCACTGGACAGTGACTCACAACCTTCGCGGTGCTCTCAACGTGCGTGAACAGCTACGGAGCTGCATCAGCCCCTGTGGAACATGGGTTGTCTCTGGGAGTGAAGATGGAGGACTCTTTGTGTGGAATTCAGACACAGGAGAGATGGCTGCATCAGTGATGGACCTGCCATTATATGGAACTGTTTCCTGTGTGGACTTCCACCCTCATGACCACATGGTGGCAGTCTGCTCTTATTCTAGTGAATCTCCTGTCCTAATTTTAGCTCATACACCAAATGCACCAACAAATACAAATCTTTCAATCTCAGTTGAGGCATCCTCAACAAGGAATCACTACAGCTCCTTGAGGATCTCAAGTCCACAGCAGTCTGTGTTGCAAGGACTGGATGCTTACAAGACTGTTACAAGTAGAACATCAGTTACAGTGGAGAAAATTCACAAAATTTCTCAAGAACACAATATGTTGTCATTGGGCAATTGCAATTCAACCTTTTGCTTTTCatcagaagagaaggaaaattccCTCTTTACAATGAAGATTCACGAGTCAAAAAGTGGGCATCACCTCATGATGGCTCAAGAAGATGCCATTCTCAAAAAGCTGGACTCTGTGCTGAAGATGGCCACTGAGGAACCACTCAGCTTTACTATGGACAGTAGCAG GAAAAGAAGTGAGGGTTTCATTGCCCAAGGCGATCTAGCAACAGTTTTGTATGACTACACAGGCTCTGACAAGAGAGAACTCTCACTCAGACAAG GGGACTTCGTATTAGTAGTGCAGGAGATCAACGCTGACTGGTGGTTGGTGCAGACAGCCGATGGAAGGTCCACTGGCCTGGTTCCAGCACCTTACCTCAACAAGCTACCTCACAGAACCCAGGAAACAGAAAATCTTGAAGAAACTGGAAAG GTTCTAGTGGTTCCCTCTGCCCATGGAGACATAAGCTTCCTGTCAGACAGTGAAGATGCCCCTCGGCCAGCTCGTGCCCGCAGGCATAAATCAAGggcttcctccattctctcatcAG gaacaaggaaagaagagacatAA
- the LOC135104918 gene encoding probable caffeoyl-CoA O-methyltransferase 2, with protein MAASLKSYDSKDPLVKYTADHSLRFTEAQKKLMELTFKLPKYYMLGAPEVLQLNANLIRTIGGRKVLDVGVYTGASALSAALALPSDGEVHALDLTEENINLGRKFWNEDGVADKIHVHIGSATDTLQRFIDEGQAGTFDFAFIDADKPNFDRYYEQCLVLVRRGGIIAFDNTVLNGRVLDPDDQKPDAVAVRKLNEKLRDDQRIYLSFLKIGDGLSLCFIK; from the exons ATGGCTGCCAGTCTCAAGAGTTACGACAGCAAAGATCCGTTGGTGAAGTACACAGCCGACCACTCCCTCAG GTTCACCGAGGCacagaaaaagttgatggagcTCACTTTCAAACTTCCCAAATACTACATGCTGGGGGCGCCGGAGGTCCTGCAACTCAATGCTAACTTGATCCGCACAatcggaggaaggaag GTGTTGGACGTGGGCGTATACACAGGCGCGAGTGCCTTGTCGGCGGCCCTGGCGCTGCCCTCCGACGGTGAAGTGCACGCGCTGGACTTGACTGAGGAAAATATTAACTTAG GCAGGAAGTTCTGGAACGAGGACGGAGTGGCAGACAAGATCCACGTGCACATCGGGTCCGCCACAGACACCCTGCAGCGGTTCATCGACGAGGGACAGGCCGGCACCTTTGACTTCGCCTTCATCGACGCTGACAAGCCAAACTTCGATCGCTACTACGAACAGTGCCTGGTGCTGGTGCGGCGGGGCGGCATCATCGCCTTTGACAACACTGTGCTGAACGGCCGCGTGCTGGACCCCGATGACCAAAAGCCCGATGCGGTGGCCGTCAGGAAGCTGAACGAGAAGCTGAGGGATGACCAGCGTATTTATTTGTCCTTCCTGAAGATTGGCGACGGTCTCAGTCTGTGCTTCATCAAGTAG
- the LOC135105572 gene encoding somatostatin receptor type 4-like has protein sequence MADPFESIMKEYDYDYSNSSELRETVEYSPSWITILSLVLQSPALVVGLLANILLLVVFATSPRLITGPNVLFLQRAIADLLFLLCVPQFMHMKAVGIVQIGLARCKAVSIVVQGTTVATLVFLMAYTLDGYLAANPQQHSAAFRRSARRITSAAGWGLAVASGIAAFVLTHLSNDGQCKLSPFYDQSGPLLVAIQIFLLFLVPLVVVWVFVGMALPPRRSEMRADSEAEKDESPNRHLLLGLASTFTVLHGIYWIVFLLSSIFYILELFIVLDIASSLSTYGEALNPILVIYLSEELRQKVVGWLPFRRSSASVPLRDM, from the coding sequence ATGGCTGATCCATTTGAGAGCATCATGAAGGAGTACGACTACGACTATTCTAACTCCTCTGAGCTTAGGGAGACGGTGGAGTACAGCCCTTCTTGGATAACAATACTGTCACTTGTGCTACAGAGTCCAGCACTAGTAGTTGGACTGTTAGCCAACATCCTCCTGTTGGTCGTGTTCGCCACCTCGCCACGCTTGATCACTGGACCCAATGTGTTATTCCTACAGCGTGCCATCGCCGACCTGTTATTTCTCCTCTGTGTTCCGCAATTCATGCATATGAAAGCTGTAGGCATCGTTCAGATCGGGCTGGCCAGGTGCAAGGCAGTAAGCATTGTCGTTCAAGGGACTACAGTGGCTACTCTCGTGTTCCTGATGGCGTATACTTTGGATGGCTATCTGGCAGCAAATCCTCAGCAGCACTCCGCTGCGTTCCGGCGCAGTGCGAGGCGTATCACGTCCGCGGCGGGCTGGGGCTTGGCCGTCGCCTCCGGGATTGCCGCCTTTGTACTCACCCACTTAAGTAATGACGGCCAATGCAAATTAAGCCCATTTTATGACCAGTCTGGACCACTTCTAGTCGCCATACAGATATTCTTGCTCTTCTTAGTGCCACTAGTGGTagtgtgggtgtttgtgggtATGGCACTTCCGCCGCGCCGCTCAGAGATGAGAGCTGATTCCGAGGCGGAGAAGGATGAAAGCCCAAATCGTCACCTGTTGTTGGGACTGGCATCCACCTTCACTGTGCTGCATGGTATTTACTGGATTGTCTTCTTATTGAGCAGTATCTTTTACATACTGGAACTATTTATCGTTCTAGATATTGCAAGTTCGCTAAGCACCTACGGCGAAGCACTCAACCCCATCCTGGTGATCTATCTGTCAGAGGAGCTGCGGCAGAAGGTGGTTGGGTGGCTGCCTTTCCGCCGCAGCTCCGCCTCAGTTCCTCTGAGGGATATGTGA